A genomic window from Streptomyces sp. WMMC940 includes:
- a CDS encoding MFS transporter, whose translation MSSHAAVPDTAPDQPAAPDRRRWTALAIVMTAAFMDLVDVTIVNIAIPSIEHDLGASFGAIQWITAGYALAFAAGLITGGRLGDIYGRRRLFLVGISGFTVASALCGLAVGPEMLVASRLLQGAMAAMMVPQVLAIVHVTFPAHERGKVFGMFGAVVGLGAVSGPLLGALLTQWNLFGLEWRPIFLINLPVGIAGLVLGRKYISESRAEKALRLDLVGVALVTAGLLMLIYPLTRGRELDWPLWGHLCMAASPLVFAAFLAYERHKTRKDGSPLVELSLFRVKSFAAGIAVQLTFGVVLGIFFLVWTLYMQIGLGWSPLKAGLTGVPFSVAVSLAAGVSVQKLVPRFGRKVLQAGALTMASGLLLYIWEADRFGTGIEPWQMTAPLVIMGLGMGLIVAPLTDAVLSEVPREHAGSASGLINTTGQMGNALGLGLVSVVFFTVVDETPLTSQAAVGRAFADAFRGSLWWVVAVLAVIFLMMFALPARPRRHPEGGAGGAGAADAAAGAGETGDEADGAGPDSAVPSQENPDAGEHPDAGEHPDSGAEGERQPVLSY comes from the coding sequence ATGAGCTCCCACGCCGCCGTACCGGATACGGCTCCCGATCAGCCCGCAGCCCCCGACCGGCGACGTTGGACCGCCCTCGCCATCGTCATGACCGCGGCCTTCATGGACCTGGTCGACGTGACCATCGTCAACATCGCCATCCCGTCGATCGAGCACGACCTCGGTGCCTCGTTCGGCGCGATCCAGTGGATCACCGCCGGTTACGCCCTGGCTTTCGCCGCCGGCCTGATCACCGGTGGCCGGCTCGGTGACATCTACGGCCGCAGGCGGCTCTTCCTGGTCGGCATCAGCGGATTCACGGTCGCTTCGGCGCTCTGCGGGCTGGCAGTAGGGCCCGAGATGCTGGTCGCCTCGCGGCTTCTGCAGGGCGCGATGGCCGCGATGATGGTGCCCCAGGTCCTCGCGATCGTCCATGTGACCTTCCCCGCCCACGAGCGGGGCAAGGTCTTCGGGATGTTCGGCGCGGTCGTCGGTCTCGGGGCCGTCTCCGGTCCGCTGCTCGGCGCCCTGCTGACCCAGTGGAACCTGTTCGGTCTGGAGTGGCGGCCGATCTTCCTGATCAACCTTCCCGTCGGTATCGCGGGTCTCGTACTCGGCCGGAAGTACATCAGCGAGTCGCGTGCGGAGAAGGCGCTCCGGCTCGACCTCGTCGGTGTCGCACTCGTGACCGCCGGACTGCTGATGCTGATCTACCCGCTCACACGCGGACGCGAGCTGGACTGGCCGCTGTGGGGACACCTGTGCATGGCGGCGAGTCCGCTCGTGTTCGCCGCGTTCCTGGCCTATGAGCGCCACAAGACGCGCAAGGACGGGTCACCGCTCGTGGAGCTGTCGCTGTTCCGGGTGAAGAGCTTCGCCGCCGGCATCGCCGTCCAGCTCACCTTCGGCGTGGTCCTGGGCATCTTCTTCCTGGTCTGGACGCTGTACATGCAGATCGGCCTGGGCTGGAGCCCGCTCAAGGCCGGTCTGACCGGCGTGCCCTTCTCCGTGGCGGTCTCGCTCGCCGCGGGTGTCTCGGTGCAGAAGCTGGTGCCGCGCTTCGGGCGGAAGGTGCTGCAGGCGGGGGCGCTGACGATGGCGTCGGGGCTGCTGCTCTACATCTGGGAGGCCGACCGCTTCGGCACGGGAATCGAGCCGTGGCAGATGACGGCACCGCTGGTGATCATGGGGCTCGGGATGGGGCTGATCGTGGCGCCGCTGACGGACGCGGTGCTGTCCGAGGTGCCGCGCGAGCACGCGGGCTCGGCGTCCGGGCTGATCAACACCACCGGGCAGATGGGCAACGCACTGGGCCTCGGGCTGGTGTCGGTCGTGTTCTTCACGGTGGTCGACGAGACGCCGCTGACCTCGCAGGCCGCGGTGGGCCGGGCGTTCGCGGATGCCTTCCGGGGCTCGCTCTGGTGGGTCGTGGCCGTGCTCGCCGTGATCTTCCTGATGATGTTCGCCCTGCCCGCACGCCCCAGGCGGCATCCGGAAGGTGGCGCGGGCGGCGCCGGTGCCGCGGACGCGGCCGCCGGGGCGGGCGAGACCGGCGACGAGGCGGACGGTGCGGGGCCGGACTCCGCCGTCCCGTCGCAGGAGAACCCGGACGCGGGCGAGCACCCGGACGCGGGTGAGCACCCGGACTCGGGGGCGGAGGGGGAGCGGCAGCCGGTGCTGTCGTACTGA
- a CDS encoding DeoR/GlpR family DNA-binding transcription regulator, translating to MYAPERQQEILRLAREGGRVEVLSLADEFQVTAETIRRDLKALDRAGLVRRVHGGAIPAGRLDFEPDLAERESTAADEKDRIARAALSELPEDGSVILDAGSTVARLAAAFPLECSLTVVTHALPAAARLADHPGIDLHLVGGRVRHRTRAAVDAWALRAYGEIRADVVFLGTNGFSEVGGLTTPDLAEAAVKRALVAAARRVVLLADSAKYGEEHFARFADLADVDLLITDSGLSPEEAAAVGAAGTEVVRT from the coding sequence ATGTACGCACCGGAGCGCCAGCAGGAGATCCTCCGTCTCGCACGTGAAGGCGGACGGGTCGAGGTGCTCTCGCTCGCCGACGAGTTCCAGGTCACCGCCGAGACCATCCGGCGCGACCTGAAGGCGCTCGACCGGGCCGGACTGGTGCGCAGGGTGCACGGCGGTGCCATCCCGGCCGGCCGGCTCGACTTCGAGCCCGACCTCGCCGAGCGCGAGTCCACCGCGGCAGACGAGAAGGACCGCATAGCCCGGGCGGCGCTCTCCGAGCTTCCCGAGGACGGCAGCGTCATCCTCGACGCCGGCTCCACGGTGGCGCGACTGGCTGCCGCGTTCCCGCTGGAGTGCTCGCTGACCGTCGTCACCCACGCCCTGCCCGCCGCCGCCCGGCTCGCCGACCACCCGGGCATCGATCTGCATCTCGTCGGCGGTCGCGTCCGGCACCGCACCCGTGCCGCCGTCGATGCCTGGGCGCTGCGGGCGTACGGGGAGATCCGCGCCGACGTGGTCTTCCTCGGGACGAACGGCTTCTCCGAAGTCGGCGGGCTCACCACGCCCGACCTCGCCGAGGCCGCGGTCAAGCGGGCCCTCGTCGCGGCGGCGCGCCGCGTCGTGCTTCTCGCGGACTCCGCGAAGTACGGCGAGGAGCACTTCGCCCGCTTCGCCGACCTCGCCGACGTCGATCTGCTCATCACGGACAGCGGGCTCAGCCCCGAGGAAGCCGCGGCCGTCGGGGCCGCGGGCACGGAAGTAGTGCGTACATGA
- the pfkB gene encoding 1-phosphofructokinase has product MILTVTPNPSLDRTYEIPGLERGSVLRATGERMDPGGKGVNVSRAVAAAGHRTVAVLPLGGAPGALVAELLAGQGIETAPVPIAGVTRSNVALAESDGTLTKINAPGPELTPDEAQALLTAVAAQSRTADWIACCGSLPRGLTPSWYAELVTRAHASGARVALDTSGPSLTAALSARPDVVKPNAAELAEAVGRPLATVGDAVKAAEELRALGAGVVLASLGADGQLLVSDAGTFYGAASVADVRSDVGAGDASLAGFLAAGGDGEDALTAAVAHGAAAVRLPGSVMPTPSDLDPAAVLVTADVPLDRALTQQGSPR; this is encoded by the coding sequence ATGATTCTCACCGTCACCCCGAATCCCTCGCTGGACCGGACGTACGAGATCCCGGGACTGGAGCGCGGCAGCGTGCTGCGGGCCACCGGTGAACGCATGGATCCCGGCGGCAAGGGCGTCAACGTGTCACGGGCGGTTGCGGCGGCCGGACACCGCACCGTCGCCGTCCTGCCGCTCGGCGGCGCCCCTGGAGCACTCGTCGCGGAACTGCTGGCCGGGCAGGGCATCGAGACCGCGCCCGTCCCCATAGCCGGAGTGACCCGCTCGAACGTCGCGCTCGCCGAGTCCGACGGCACTCTGACGAAGATCAACGCTCCCGGCCCCGAGCTCACGCCGGACGAGGCGCAGGCGCTGCTCACGGCGGTCGCCGCGCAGTCCCGCACCGCCGACTGGATCGCCTGCTGCGGCAGCCTGCCGCGTGGACTGACGCCGTCCTGGTACGCCGAACTCGTCACTCGTGCGCATGCGTCGGGGGCCCGTGTCGCACTGGACACGTCCGGGCCCTCGCTGACGGCCGCCCTCTCCGCGCGGCCCGATGTCGTCAAGCCGAACGCCGCGGAGCTCGCCGAGGCGGTCGGCCGTCCGCTGGCCACCGTCGGCGACGCAGTGAAGGCGGCGGAGGAACTGCGCGCGCTCGGCGCGGGTGTGGTGCTGGCCAGCCTCGGAGCCGACGGGCAACTGCTCGTCTCCGACGCCGGAACCTTCTACGGAGCCGCATCCGTCGCCGACGTTCGCAGCGACGTCGGGGCCGGCGACGCATCCCTGGCCGGATTCCTGGCCGCGGGCGGCGACGGCGAGGACGCCCTCACCGCCGCCGTCGCCCATGGCGCGGCAGCTGTCCGGCTTCCGGGCAGCGTGATGCCCACGCCGTCCGATCTCGATCCCGCCGCGGTCCTGGTGACCGCGGACGTCCCCCTGGACCGCGCACTCACCCAGCAAGGGAGCCCGCGATGA
- a CDS encoding PTS fructose transporter subunit IIABC translates to MSDMITADLVDLDLAAATKEEAARSLARRMVALGRVTDLDGFLADVAAREAQMPTGLDGGIGIPHCRSTHVTEPTLAFGRASAGIDFGAPDGPADLVFLIAAPAGADDAHLTILSALARRLMDTGFTTALRGTASATTAAALVRGDIEPSAAASTGTGTGTATGTGTATEEKTTEEKTTEARGTEEKTTEEKTTEGEASGGDAAATAAATVPAGAEAPVPGESSERDATRAVPADALSTEPADAGAERGEAASAEPPDAGAGPDGAGASPPPFRIVAVTSCPTGIAHTYMAAEAIERAGREAGVEVSVETQGSAGFARLDPDVVTAADAVIFAHDVPVREKERFDGKPVVDVGVKAGISRAAELVAEARDKAARGVVTTVTRPTPVEGAGEPGEGYGTKLRKWLMSGVSYMIPFVAAGGLLIALGFAIGGYEIADAKSVADSFVWSDQSSWAALLFQIGGLAFSFLIPVLAGYIAYGMADRPGLVPGFVGGAIAITIKAGFLGGLVAGLLAGAVVLAIQKVRVPAVLRGIMPVVVIPLLSSAIVGFLMFLVIGKPLASLQKALTDWLNGLSGANAVILGAILGLMMCFDLGGPLNKVAYTFAVGGLASPTEGSLKVMAAVMAAGMVPPLAMALATTVRGRLFTKAERENGKAAWVLGASFITEGAIPFAAADPLRVIPSVMVGGAVTGALSMAFECTLRAPHGGIFVVPLIGNAVLYLLAILAGTVISAALVVLLKGLRKNSEASVRPTTAPDKAKVVAAV, encoded by the coding sequence ATGAGCGACATGATCACCGCGGACCTGGTCGACCTCGACCTGGCCGCCGCTACGAAGGAGGAGGCGGCCCGCTCGCTCGCTCGGCGCATGGTCGCGCTCGGGCGCGTCACCGACCTCGACGGCTTCCTGGCCGATGTGGCCGCACGCGAGGCCCAGATGCCCACGGGGCTGGACGGCGGTATCGGCATTCCGCACTGCCGCAGCACGCATGTCACCGAGCCCACCCTGGCCTTCGGGCGGGCTTCCGCGGGCATCGACTTCGGCGCGCCGGACGGCCCCGCGGACCTCGTCTTCCTCATAGCCGCCCCGGCGGGTGCCGACGACGCGCATCTGACCATTCTCTCGGCCCTCGCCCGACGGCTGATGGACACGGGGTTCACCACCGCCCTCCGCGGTACCGCTTCGGCGACGACCGCGGCGGCGTTGGTCCGCGGGGACATCGAACCGTCCGCGGCGGCGTCGACCGGGACCGGGACCGGGACCGCGACCGGGACCGGGACCGCGACTGAGGAGAAGACGACCGAGGAGAAGACGACCGAGGCGAGGGGGACCGAGGAGAAGACGACCGAGGAGAAGACGACCGAGGGTGAGGCGTCGGGCGGAGATGCGGCGGCGACCGCCGCCGCGACGGTACCCGCCGGCGCGGAGGCGCCGGTGCCGGGGGAGAGCTCCGAACGCGACGCCACCCGGGCCGTACCTGCCGACGCACTGAGTACCGAACCCGCCGACGCCGGGGCGGAGAGGGGTGAGGCGGCGAGTGCCGAACCCCCGGACGCCGGGGCCGGGCCGGACGGGGCCGGTGCCTCGCCGCCGCCCTTCCGGATCGTCGCCGTCACCTCCTGCCCGACCGGCATCGCGCACACCTACATGGCCGCGGAGGCCATCGAACGGGCCGGTCGGGAGGCGGGGGTCGAGGTCTCCGTCGAGACCCAGGGCTCCGCCGGGTTCGCCAGGCTGGACCCCGACGTCGTCACCGCGGCCGATGCCGTGATCTTCGCGCACGACGTGCCCGTACGCGAGAAGGAGCGCTTCGACGGCAAGCCCGTCGTGGACGTCGGAGTGAAGGCCGGGATCAGCCGCGCCGCCGAACTCGTCGCCGAGGCGCGGGACAAGGCCGCCCGCGGCGTGGTGACGACCGTGACCCGGCCGACCCCCGTTGAGGGAGCCGGGGAGCCCGGTGAGGGCTACGGAACCAAGCTCCGCAAGTGGCTGATGTCCGGCGTCAGCTACATGATCCCGTTCGTTGCCGCCGGCGGTCTTCTGATCGCGCTCGGCTTCGCCATCGGCGGCTACGAGATCGCCGACGCGAAGTCCGTCGCCGACTCCTTCGTCTGGAGCGACCAGTCCAGCTGGGCCGCACTCCTCTTCCAGATCGGCGGACTGGCGTTCAGCTTCCTGATCCCGGTCCTCGCCGGATACATCGCCTACGGCATGGCCGACCGACCCGGACTCGTCCCCGGCTTCGTCGGTGGGGCGATCGCCATCACCATCAAGGCGGGCTTCCTCGGCGGTCTGGTGGCGGGACTCCTCGCCGGTGCCGTGGTGCTCGCGATCCAGAAGGTCCGAGTGCCCGCGGTGCTGCGCGGCATCATGCCCGTCGTGGTGATCCCGCTGCTCTCCTCGGCGATCGTCGGCTTCCTGATGTTCCTGGTGATCGGCAAGCCGCTCGCCTCGCTCCAGAAGGCACTCACCGACTGGCTGAACGGCCTCAGCGGGGCGAATGCCGTCATCCTCGGCGCGATCCTCGGCCTGATGATGTGCTTCGACCTCGGCGGCCCGCTCAACAAGGTCGCGTACACCTTCGCGGTCGGCGGCCTCGCCAGTCCGACCGAGGGCTCGCTGAAGGTCATGGCGGCCGTGATGGCGGCCGGCATGGTGCCTCCGCTCGCGATGGCACTGGCCACGACGGTCCGCGGCCGGCTCTTCACCAAGGCCGAGCGGGAGAACGGCAAGGCGGCCTGGGTGCTGGGCGCTTCGTTCATCACGGAGGGCGCGATCCCGTTCGCCGCGGCTGATCCGCTGCGGGTGATTCCGTCGGTCATGGTGGGCGGCGCCGTCACCGGAGCCCTGTCGATGGCCTTCGAGTGCACGCTACGGGCCCCGCACGGCGGCATCTTCGTCGTACCGTTGATCGGCAACGCGGTCCTCTATCTGCTCGCCATCCTGGCCGGCACGGTGATCAGCGCGGCCCTGGTCGTCCTGCTGAAAGGTCTGCGGAAGAACTCCGAGGCATCGGTCCGGCCGACGACCGCACCCGACAAGGCCAAGGTCGTCGCGGCGGTCTGA
- a CDS encoding DUF6227 family protein gives MNDPYETTETHLERLLGRALNSFDLPDSVVERLDSALAHDSSLHSSHHSAALDRSTYRHAYLLADGSSLTLWELVHNTGRDGATRHELYADEGEARLAASRLRPDRGRRPGADGTDDGQTDELAAIFGAAPEGTGHDGPDGRPVDDLDADLELLGRLLATPPMPLARTYVPDDSADHARRLLRRAENPDRPGEETAGLLRAAFAHHIGQAFGRQCPAADVRDAVFTLYEHAFLLLDGTELSLWEVEHTATPDGRHMCEVYADERTAREAMELRARVR, from the coding sequence TTGAACGATCCGTATGAGACAACCGAGACGCACCTCGAGCGGCTCCTGGGTCGGGCTCTCAATTCCTTCGACCTTCCCGACAGCGTGGTGGAGCGGCTCGACTCGGCTCTGGCCCATGACAGTTCGCTGCACTCATCGCACCACAGCGCGGCCCTGGACCGTTCGACCTACCGGCACGCGTATCTCCTGGCGGACGGCTCCTCCCTCACGTTGTGGGAGCTGGTGCACAACACCGGCCGTGACGGCGCCACGCGGCACGAGCTGTACGCGGACGAGGGAGAGGCCCGACTCGCGGCGTCCCGGCTGCGTCCGGACCGCGGGCGGCGGCCCGGCGCGGACGGTACGGACGACGGACAGACCGACGAACTCGCCGCGATATTCGGCGCGGCGCCCGAGGGCACCGGCCACGACGGCCCGGACGGGAGGCCCGTCGACGACCTCGACGCCGATCTGGAGCTGCTGGGCCGCCTGCTGGCCACTCCGCCGATGCCCCTGGCACGCACCTACGTCCCCGACGACTCCGCGGACCATGCCCGGCGACTGCTGCGCCGGGCCGAGAACCCGGACCGGCCGGGCGAAGAGACGGCCGGGCTGCTGCGCGCCGCTTTCGCGCACCACATCGGGCAGGCGTTCGGCCGGCAGTGCCCGGCCGCCGATGTGCGGGACGCCGTCTTCACGCTCTACGAGCACGCTTTCCTGCTGCTCGACGGCACGGAGCTGAGTCTGTGGGAGGTCGAGCACACGGCCACACCCGACGGTCGCCACATGTGCGAGGTGTACGCGGACGAGCGCACCGCACGCGAGGCCATGGAGCTCCGCGCCAGGGTGCGCTGA
- a CDS encoding P1 family peptidase — protein MGLNDALTDVSGIRVGHARLGGEGALSGTTVVLAPEGGAVAAVDVRGGGPGTRETDALDPRNLVQRIEAIVLTGGSAFGLDSASGVMAWLEERGRGVPAGREPGQVVPVVPAACVFDLGRGGDWRARPDASTGRAAVEAAARTESGAPVQEGSVGAGTGAVVGRIKGGVGTAGTVLGDGTTVAALVVANAAGSALDPDTGVLYGRHFFGAKPVAPAPEVHAAALHRLAQASERNGAPPLNTTLAVVATDADLSRAQAHKLAGTAHDGIARAVRPVHLLNDGDTVFALATGTRPLDGHPLALNAVLAAGADVVTRAVVRAVLAAESVHGPGGDFPSYTELYGGRHEGR, from the coding sequence ATGGGACTCAACGACGCATTGACCGATGTGAGCGGCATTCGGGTCGGCCACGCCCGGCTCGGCGGTGAGGGCGCGCTCAGCGGCACCACGGTCGTCCTCGCGCCCGAGGGCGGCGCCGTGGCTGCGGTGGACGTCCGAGGAGGGGGTCCCGGCACCCGGGAGACCGACGCCCTCGACCCCCGCAATCTCGTCCAGCGCATCGAGGCGATCGTGCTGACCGGAGGCAGCGCCTTCGGCCTGGACTCGGCATCAGGCGTGATGGCGTGGCTGGAAGAGCGGGGGCGCGGGGTGCCGGCAGGCCGGGAGCCCGGACAGGTCGTGCCGGTCGTTCCCGCGGCGTGCGTCTTCGACCTCGGACGCGGCGGCGACTGGCGGGCGAGGCCGGACGCGTCGACGGGACGCGCCGCGGTGGAGGCGGCGGCGCGCACGGAGTCCGGCGCGCCGGTCCAGGAGGGCTCTGTCGGCGCGGGCACCGGCGCGGTGGTGGGCCGGATCAAGGGAGGTGTGGGCACCGCCGGCACGGTGCTGGGGGACGGTACGACGGTCGCCGCACTGGTGGTGGCCAACGCGGCGGGCTCCGCGCTCGACCCGGACACAGGTGTGCTCTACGGGCGGCACTTCTTCGGCGCGAAGCCGGTGGCACCCGCTCCGGAGGTCCATGCGGCGGCGCTGCACCGGCTGGCCCAGGCGTCCGAGCGCAATGGGGCGCCTCCGCTGAACACGACCCTCGCCGTCGTCGCCACCGACGCCGACCTATCCCGTGCCCAGGCGCACAAGCTCGCCGGCACCGCGCACGACGGCATCGCGCGCGCCGTGCGGCCCGTCCATCTCCTCAACGACGGGGACACCGTCTTCGCCCTCGCCACCGGCACCCGCCCGCTCGACGGCCATCCGCTCGCCCTCAACGCGGTGCTCGCCGCCGGTGCGGACGTCGTCACCCGTGCGGTCGTCCGGGCGGTGCTGGCCGCCGAGAGCGTGCACGGACCGGGAGGGGACTTCCCTTCGTACACCGAGCTGTACGGGGGGCGTCACGAGGGCCGGTAG
- a CDS encoding low temperature requirement protein A translates to MTSSTSPSASRGHVGFGALRHMHARRRDEAHRTATPLELFFDLCFVVAVGQAGLQLVHAVAENHVADGVVGYLYVFFGIWWAWMNFTWFASAYDCDDVPYRIATLLAICGVLIYAAGVPRAFADNDWTITVIGYVVMRIALTAQWLRAAASEDRGPARRTALIYACGVALCQLGWISLLLAPADSRRWLFLILVAAELLVPVVAERRHQTPWHPHHIAERYGLFTIIVLGETMFATTVAVQSALGDVKEFSELAPIAGGGILIIFSAWWIYFAVPAHERLKSNRESIPWGYGHFLIFASAAAIGAGLEVAVEQSVGKAHIPTSTASAAVTVPTAIYLLTVWFLHARHFKETLAQQLVLPVAVPAVLLCTLAGHWAVLAAGLVAAATVATGVALASRTPEAKRASGTPPSEV, encoded by the coding sequence ATGACCTCCTCGACCTCTCCATCCGCTTCCCGCGGGCACGTCGGCTTCGGGGCGCTGCGCCACATGCACGCCCGGCGCCGGGACGAGGCGCATCGCACGGCGACTCCGCTGGAGCTCTTCTTCGACCTCTGTTTCGTCGTCGCGGTGGGGCAGGCCGGGCTTCAACTGGTGCACGCGGTCGCGGAGAACCACGTCGCCGACGGCGTCGTCGGCTATCTGTACGTCTTCTTCGGCATCTGGTGGGCCTGGATGAACTTCACCTGGTTCGCCTCCGCCTACGACTGCGACGACGTCCCGTACCGGATCGCGACACTGCTCGCGATCTGCGGAGTGCTGATCTACGCGGCGGGAGTGCCGAGGGCGTTCGCCGACAACGACTGGACGATCACCGTCATCGGCTACGTCGTGATGCGAATCGCGCTGACCGCGCAGTGGCTCCGCGCCGCCGCGTCCGAGGACCGGGGGCCCGCACGCAGAACCGCGCTCATCTACGCCTGTGGTGTGGCCCTGTGCCAGCTCGGCTGGATCAGCCTGCTCCTCGCACCCGCGGACTCAAGACGCTGGCTCTTCCTGATCCTCGTGGCGGCCGAGTTGCTGGTGCCGGTCGTGGCCGAGCGTCGCCACCAGACGCCCTGGCATCCGCACCACATCGCCGAGCGCTACGGCCTGTTCACGATCATCGTGCTCGGCGAGACGATGTTCGCGACCACGGTGGCGGTCCAGTCGGCCCTGGGCGACGTCAAGGAGTTCTCCGAACTGGCGCCCATCGCGGGGGGCGGCATCCTGATCATCTTCTCGGCCTGGTGGATCTACTTCGCGGTACCCGCCCACGAACGCCTCAAGAGCAACCGGGAATCCATTCCATGGGGTTACGGCCATTTCCTGATCTTCGCCTCGGCCGCCGCGATCGGGGCGGGCCTGGAGGTCGCGGTCGAGCAGTCCGTCGGCAAGGCGCACATCCCCACCTCGACCGCCTCGGCCGCAGTGACCGTGCCGACGGCGATCTACCTGTTGACGGTGTGGTTCCTCCACGCCCGGCACTTCAAGGAGACACTGGCTCAGCAACTGGTCCTCCCGGTCGCCGTCCCCGCGGTCCTCCTCTGCACTCTCGCCGGCCACTGGGCCGTCCTGGCGGCGGGGCTGGTGGCCGCGGCCACCGTCGCGACGGGCGTCGCCCTGGCGAGCCGCACCCCCGAGGCGAAACGGGCCTCCGGTACTCCCCCCTCGGAGGTGTGA
- a CDS encoding S-methyl-5'-thioadenosine phosphorylase, with amino-acid sequence MANAESAQRAEIGVIGGSGFYSFLENVTEAEIATPYGSPSDSLFFGEIAGRKVAFLPRHGRSHRLPPHRINYRANLWALRSVGVRQVLGPCAVGGLRPEYGPGTLLVPDQLVDRTKSRADTYFDGEPLTNGEVPNVVHVSLADPYCPAGRAAALAAARGRDWEPVDGGTLVVVEGPRFGTRAESRWHAAMGWSVVGMTGHPEAALARELELCYTSMNLVTDLDAGAESGEGVSHEEVLEVFAANVDRLRDVLFDAVAGLPANGERDCLCKSALNGLKTGITLP; translated from the coding sequence ATGGCCAACGCAGAGAGCGCACAGCGCGCGGAGATCGGCGTCATCGGCGGCTCGGGTTTCTACTCGTTCCTGGAGAACGTGACCGAGGCGGAGATCGCGACGCCGTACGGCAGCCCGAGTGATTCCCTGTTCTTCGGCGAGATCGCGGGGAGGAAGGTCGCCTTCCTGCCCCGGCACGGCCGCAGCCACCGCCTCCCGCCGCACCGCATCAACTACCGGGCCAATCTGTGGGCCCTGCGGTCCGTGGGCGTTCGCCAGGTCCTGGGGCCGTGCGCCGTCGGCGGCCTGCGGCCGGAGTACGGGCCCGGGACGCTGCTGGTCCCCGACCAGTTGGTGGACCGGACCAAGTCCCGGGCCGACACCTACTTCGACGGCGAGCCGCTGACGAACGGCGAGGTGCCCAACGTCGTCCATGTGTCGCTCGCCGACCCCTACTGCCCTGCGGGCCGGGCGGCGGCGCTGGCCGCGGCGCGCGGCCGCGACTGGGAGCCGGTCGACGGCGGAACGCTCGTCGTGGTCGAGGGGCCGCGCTTCGGCACCCGCGCCGAGTCCCGATGGCACGCGGCCATGGGCTGGTCGGTGGTCGGCATGACCGGGCACCCCGAGGCCGCGCTCGCCCGTGAGCTGGAGCTCTGCTACACGTCCATGAACCTGGTGACGGACCTCGACGCCGGGGCCGAGAGCGGCGAGGGCGTCTCGCACGAGGAAGTCCTGGAGGTATTCGCCGCCAACGTCGACCGGCTGAGGGACGTCCTGTTCGACGCGGTGGCCGGACTGCCGGCGAACGGGGAACGCGACTGCCTCTGCAAGAGCGCGCTGAACGGCCTGAAGACGGGCATAACGCTGCCGTAG
- a CDS encoding FmdB family zinc ribbon protein, producing MPTYQYQCTECGKGLEAVQKFTDDALTECPGCQGRLKKVFSAVGIVFKGSGFYRNDSRGSSSSSTPSSSSAKSSASSASSSSPGSSSSSDSKASASSSSSSGSSASSGSTTAA from the coding sequence GTGCCGACGTACCAGTACCAGTGCACCGAGTGCGGCAAGGGCCTCGAGGCGGTGCAGAAGTTCACCGACGACGCCCTGACCGAGTGCCCAGGCTGCCAGGGGCGCCTCAAGAAGGTGTTCTCGGCCGTCGGCATCGTCTTCAAGGGCTCCGGCTTCTACCGCAACGACAGCCGCGGCTCCTCGTCGAGCAGCACTCCGTCGTCCTCGTCGGCGAAGTCCTCGGCGTCTTCGGCGTCCTCTTCTTCCCCGGGTTCCTCCTCGTCGTCGGACTCCAAGGCGTCCGCGAGCTCCTCCAGCTCGTCCGGATCGTCGGCTTCGTCCGGCAGCACGACGGCCGCCTGA